Proteins encoded by one window of Collimonas fungivorans:
- a CDS encoding ATP-binding protein, whose amino-acid sequence MRARKPLVLIVLASVCAVGVVLTTYVVASRKASSDIGEASERQLQIIALDLESVLQKFETLPFALGFQTDVSQALARPDDKLNIQRLNQTLQLIQRQSKVVAIFMLDRNGLTLASSNWDSDTSFIGRDFGFRPYFKEAIKGNPGRFYGIGNTTNVPGYFIAQPIYASAAAHGENAVLGVMAVKIDLTEFEHTWRSSEDPITLVDSSGVVFLSNRPEWKYHSLYPLNGAVQQDLTGTHQYADRTISPVSSLPQPQSSGFGQHVTRGIGPLGWQLMLFPSQARITRIAILWTLAAALLLAIAGIFLWALYQRRRRLEERLVSAEYLDRTIAQRTQELMVANHTLEAKYAKLQETEHLLRSTQNKLIQAGKLAMLGQMAAGIAHELNQPLAAIRAFADNAMTFLVRGQADKATENLGHISNASGRMGKIVGQLNGFSRKSHEAVAAIDLSKSIEAAALLLHNEFQTHGTSLQIEIRQAAWVVGDSVRTEQVLINLLRNALDAVDNAEQKTVSLVLECERGEAVIRIRDSGPGIPAQVALHLFEPFFTTKPSGKGLGLGLAISSSIVQAMNGRLTANNHNDGGAEFVLRIPLLETVES is encoded by the coding sequence TTGAGAGCGAGAAAGCCGCTTGTTTTAATCGTGCTGGCGTCTGTCTGCGCCGTCGGCGTAGTGCTGACGACTTATGTCGTGGCGTCCAGGAAAGCCAGCAGCGACATCGGCGAGGCCAGCGAACGGCAGCTGCAAATCATCGCGCTCGATCTGGAATCGGTGCTGCAGAAGTTCGAGACCTTGCCGTTTGCCCTCGGCTTCCAGACGGATGTGTCGCAAGCGCTGGCGCGACCGGACGACAAGCTCAACATCCAGCGCCTGAACCAGACGCTGCAGTTGATCCAACGCCAGTCCAAGGTGGTGGCGATCTTCATGCTGGACCGGAATGGCCTGACGCTGGCTTCCAGCAATTGGGATTCGGATACCAGTTTTATCGGCAGGGATTTTGGTTTCCGTCCTTACTTCAAGGAGGCGATCAAAGGCAATCCTGGACGCTTCTACGGCATAGGCAACACCACCAACGTGCCAGGTTACTTCATCGCCCAGCCTATTTACGCCAGCGCCGCCGCCCATGGCGAAAACGCAGTGCTGGGCGTGATGGCGGTCAAGATAGACCTGACCGAATTCGAGCATACCTGGCGCAGCAGCGAAGATCCGATTACGCTGGTCGACAGCAGCGGCGTGGTTTTTCTGAGCAACCGGCCGGAATGGAAGTATCACAGCCTGTATCCGCTGAACGGCGCGGTGCAGCAAGACCTTACCGGTACCCATCAATATGCCGACCGGACGATCAGCCCGGTCAGTTCTTTGCCGCAGCCGCAGAGTTCAGGGTTCGGCCAGCACGTCACGCGCGGTATCGGTCCGCTGGGCTGGCAGCTGATGCTGTTTCCGTCGCAGGCGCGCATCACCCGCATCGCCATCTTGTGGACCCTGGCGGCGGCGCTGCTGCTGGCGATAGCCGGGATTTTCCTGTGGGCCCTGTATCAGCGCCGGCGCCGCCTGGAAGAACGGCTGGTGTCGGCCGAATACCTGGACCGGACCATCGCCCAACGAACGCAGGAACTGATGGTGGCTAACCACACGCTGGAAGCGAAATACGCCAAGCTGCAAGAAACCGAACATCTGCTGCGTTCCACCCAGAACAAGCTGATCCAGGCCGGCAAGCTGGCCATGCTGGGACAAATGGCGGCCGGCATCGCCCATGAACTGAACCAGCCGCTGGCGGCGATCCGGGCGTTTGCCGACAACGCCATGACTTTCCTGGTGCGCGGGCAGGCCGACAAGGCCACGGAAAACCTCGGCCATATCAGCAACGCCAGCGGCCGCATGGGCAAGATCGTCGGGCAGCTCAACGGTTTTTCCAGGAAGAGCCATGAAGCGGTGGCCGCCATCGACTTGTCGAAATCGATAGAAGCAGCAGCCTTGTTGCTGCACAACGAATTCCAGACCCACGGAACCAGCCTGCAGATCGAGATCCGCCAGGCCGCCTGGGTAGTCGGCGACTCGGTGCGTACCGAGCAAGTGCTGATCAACCTGTTGCGCAACGCGCTGGACGCAGTGGATAATGCCGAGCAAAAAACCGTCTCCCTGGTACTGGAATGCGAGAGAGGCGAGGCAGTGATCCGGATCAGGGACTCCGGGCCCGGCATTCCGGCCCAGGTGGCTTTGCACCTGTTCGAGCCGTTCTTCACCACCAAGCCGTCCGGCAAGGGATTGGGCCTGGGCCTGGCCATTTCATCTTCCATCGTACAGGCGATGAACGGCCGCCTGACGGCGAATAACCATAACGATGGCGGCGCCGAATTCGTATTGCGCATTCCTTTGCTGGAAACCGTAGAGTCTTGA
- a CDS encoding MFS family transporter, whose amino-acid sequence MSTLHPSDHAAAADTRKRIFAIVGASSGNLVEWFDFYIYSFCAIYFAPKFFPSGNATSQLANTAAIFAVGFLMRPIGGWLFGRIADKHGRRTAMMISVLMMCGGSLMIACLPTFETIGIAAPLLLLLARLFQGLSVGGEYGTSATYMSEVALEGRRGFFASFQYVTLIGGQLLAVLALVILQQVLTTEQLHAWGWRIPFVLGAAAALVALYLRKSLSETSTAETRKNKDAGTLAGLMKHKRAFLTVVGFTAGGSLIFYTFTTYMQKYLVNTAGMHAKTASTVMTGALFVYMLMQPLFGALSDKIGRRTSMLWFGALATVATVPILHALKDVTNPYAAFGFVILALAIVSFYTSISGLIKAEMFPPEVRALGVGLSYAVGNAIFGGSAELVALELKKAGSESTFYWYVSGMCALAFIVAYKMRDPSKEGYLKDVPLEPHAPAGAPAGSR is encoded by the coding sequence ATGTCCACGCTTCATCCGTCCGACCATGCCGCCGCTGCGGACACTCGCAAACGCATCTTCGCCATTGTCGGCGCCTCGTCCGGCAACCTGGTCGAGTGGTTTGATTTTTATATCTATTCGTTTTGCGCGATCTATTTTGCGCCGAAATTTTTCCCCAGCGGCAATGCCACCTCGCAGCTAGCCAATACCGCAGCGATCTTTGCGGTGGGTTTCCTGATGCGGCCTATCGGCGGCTGGCTGTTTGGCCGCATCGCCGACAAGCATGGCCGGCGCACCGCGATGATGATCTCGGTGCTGATGATGTGCGGCGGTTCGCTGATGATTGCCTGCCTGCCGACTTTCGAGACCATCGGCATCGCGGCGCCGCTGCTGCTGTTGCTGGCGCGCCTGTTCCAGGGCTTGTCGGTAGGCGGGGAATACGGCACCAGCGCCACCTACATGAGCGAAGTCGCGCTGGAAGGGCGGCGCGGTTTTTTTGCTTCGTTCCAGTATGTGACCTTGATCGGCGGCCAGCTGCTGGCAGTATTGGCGCTGGTGATCTTGCAGCAGGTCCTGACCACCGAGCAACTGCACGCCTGGGGCTGGCGCATTCCTTTCGTGCTGGGAGCCGCCGCCGCGCTGGTGGCTCTTTACCTGCGTAAATCGCTGAGCGAAACCTCGACCGCGGAAACCCGTAAAAACAAGGATGCCGGTACTTTGGCAGGCCTGATGAAACACAAGAGGGCATTCCTGACAGTGGTTGGTTTCACCGCCGGCGGTTCGTTGATTTTCTATACCTTTACCACCTACATGCAGAAATACCTGGTGAATACCGCCGGCATGCATGCCAAGACCGCCAGCACCGTGATGACCGGGGCGCTGTTTGTCTACATGCTGATGCAGCCGCTGTTCGGCGCCTTGTCCGACAAGATCGGCCGCCGCACTTCGATGCTCTGGTTCGGCGCGCTGGCTACCGTGGCTACCGTGCCGATCCTGCATGCGCTCAAAGATGTGACCAATCCTTATGCGGCGTTCGGCTTTGTCATCCTGGCGCTGGCGATCGTCAGTTTTTATACTTCGATCAGCGGCCTGATCAAGGCCGAAATGTTTCCGCCGGAAGTACGCGCATTGGGTGTCGGCTTGTCTTATGCGGTGGGCAATGCGATTTTCGGCGGTTCGGCCGAGCTGGTCGCCCTGGAGCTGAAAAAGGCTGGCAGCGAATCGACTTTCTACTGGTACGTATCGGGCATGTGCGCATTGGCTTTCATCGTGGCCTACAAGATGCGCGATCCGAGCAAGGAAGGTTATCTCAAAGACGTTCCGCTTGAACCGCATGCGCCCGCTGGCGCACCAGCAGGATCACGTTGA
- a CDS encoding SlyX family protein, producing MNQEDRMVDIEIRLARQDDMLDELNKLVYRQQLKIDQLEALCTALARRIKDAADNSNAGQVANERPPHY from the coding sequence ATGAACCAGGAAGACCGCATGGTCGATATCGAAATCAGGCTCGCCCGCCAGGACGACATGCTGGACGAGCTGAACAAGCTGGTATATCGGCAGCAACTGAAAATAGACCAGTTGGAAGCGCTATGCACGGCGCTGGCGCGCCGGATCAAGGATGCTGCCGACAACAGCAATGCGGGCCAGGTTGCCAACGAACGGCCGCCGCACTACTGA
- a CDS encoding aminopeptidase P family protein, whose translation MNSRTFSQNTSAPRIEQLRAAMQRHNVDACLIPSADPHLSEYLPGRWKGREWLSGFTGSVANLIITADFAGLWADSRYWSQAEAELAGTEIVLMKTPSGNSLLHLDWLSANLPAGKTLAVDGAVLGLATARALEQALAKGGSSLRTDLDILGEIWSERPGLPMAEVYQHQASHAPLSRAAKLEQLRQAMQQHGAQWHFISTLDDIAYLFNLRGADVNYNPVFLAHALIGPKRATLFVADGKVPPALRELLSQDGVALAPYAEAAEALGALSADATLLPTLLLDPRRVTLGLRQAVPSAVKVVETINPTTFAKSRKSADEVAHVRVAMEQDGAALCEFFAWLEQALGTETVTELMVDTHITAARARRSGFVSPSFATIAGFNANGAMPHYKASAESHATISGDGLLLIDSGGQYVGGTTDITRMVPIGQPSAAQKRDCTLVLKGVIALSSAQFPRSIKSPLLDAIARAPIWAAGIDYGHGTGHGVGYFLNVHEGPQVISGSAAPDAHTAMEPGMITSIEPGIYRPGNWGVRIENLVLNQPAAASEFGEYLRFETLTLCPIDTRCLDASLLRSDEIDWLNAYHAEVRARLSPHVRGDAKQWLESRTQPL comes from the coding sequence ATGAACTCCCGAACCTTTTCCCAGAATACTTCCGCACCGCGCATCGAGCAGCTGCGCGCCGCCATGCAGCGCCACAATGTCGACGCCTGCCTGATTCCATCGGCCGATCCGCATTTGTCCGAGTACTTGCCGGGGCGCTGGAAGGGAAGGGAATGGCTGTCGGGTTTCACCGGCTCGGTCGCCAACCTGATCATCACCGCCGACTTCGCCGGCCTGTGGGCCGACAGCCGCTACTGGTCGCAGGCGGAAGCGGAATTGGCGGGCACCGAAATCGTGCTGATGAAAACACCGTCGGGCAACAGCCTGCTGCACCTCGACTGGCTGTCCGCCAACCTGCCGGCCGGTAAAACGCTGGCAGTCGACGGCGCGGTGCTGGGACTGGCCACTGCACGTGCGCTGGAACAGGCCCTGGCCAAAGGCGGCAGCAGCCTGCGCACCGATCTCGACATACTGGGCGAGATCTGGAGCGAGCGGCCGGGCCTGCCGATGGCCGAGGTGTACCAGCACCAGGCATCGCATGCGCCGCTGTCGCGCGCGGCCAAGCTGGAACAGCTGCGCCAGGCCATGCAGCAGCACGGCGCGCAATGGCACTTCATTTCTACCTTGGACGATATCGCTTATCTGTTCAATCTGCGCGGCGCCGACGTCAATTACAACCCGGTATTCCTGGCGCACGCCCTGATCGGTCCAAAACGCGCCACGCTGTTCGTCGCCGACGGCAAAGTTCCGCCGGCCTTGCGCGAGCTGCTCAGCCAGGATGGCGTCGCACTGGCGCCTTATGCCGAAGCGGCTGAAGCGCTGGGGGCCTTGTCCGCCGATGCCACGCTGCTGCCGACCCTGTTGCTTGATCCGCGCCGCGTCACGCTGGGATTGCGGCAAGCGGTGCCGTCCGCCGTCAAGGTAGTGGAAACGATCAATCCGACAACCTTTGCCAAATCGCGCAAAAGCGCCGACGAAGTAGCGCATGTGCGCGTCGCCATGGAGCAGGACGGCGCCGCGCTGTGCGAATTCTTCGCCTGGCTGGAGCAAGCCTTGGGCACGGAGACCGTCACCGAACTGATGGTCGATACCCACATCACTGCCGCCCGCGCGCGCCGGTCGGGTTTTGTCAGCCCCAGCTTTGCCACCATCGCCGGCTTCAACGCCAACGGCGCCATGCCGCACTACAAGGCCAGCGCCGAATCGCACGCCACCATCAGCGGCGACGGTTTGCTGCTGATCGACTCCGGCGGCCAGTATGTGGGCGGCACCACCGACATCACCCGCATGGTGCCGATCGGCCAGCCGTCGGCGGCGCAAAAGCGCGACTGCACGCTGGTGCTGAAGGGCGTGATTGCGCTGTCGTCGGCGCAGTTTCCGCGCTCCATCAAATCACCGCTGCTGGATGCGATCGCACGGGCGCCGATCTGGGCCGCCGGCATCGACTATGGCCATGGCACCGGCCACGGCGTCGGTTATTTCCTGAATGTGCATGAAGGCCCGCAAGTCATTTCCGGCAGCGCCGCGCCCGATGCGCATACCGCGATGGAGCCAGGCATGATCACATCGATTGAGCCGGGCATTTACCGGCCCGGCAACTGGGGCGTGCGGATTGAAAACCTGGTGCTGAACCAGCCGGCGGCGGCCAGCGAATTTGGCGAATACCTGCGTTTCGAGACGCTGACCCTGTGTCCGATCGATACCCGCTGCCTCGACGCCAGCTTGCTGCGCAGCGACGAAATCGACTGGCTCAATGCTTATCACGCCGAAGTGAGGGCGCGCCTGTCGCCGCACGTGAGAGGCGACGCCAAGCAATGGCTGGAGAGCCGGACCCAGCCGTTGTAA
- the fusA gene encoding elongation factor G: MTRKTPIERYRNIGISAHIDAGKTTTTERILFYSGVSHKIGEVHDGTATMDWMEQEQERGITITSAATTCFWQGMAGNYPMHRINIIDTPGHVDFTIEVERSMRVLDGACMVYDAVGGVQPQSETVWRQANKYGVPRLAFVNKMDRVGADFFRVHQQIRDRLKGNPVLVQIPVGAEDNFHGVVDLVKMKAIMWDDATQGVKFEYIDIPPELQASAEEWRGRMIEAAADASDAMMKKYLDGADISEEEIKDALRQRTIAGEIVPMLCGSAFKNRGVQALLDAVIDFLPAPTDIPPVKGHDQDDLVVERRASDDEKFSALTFKIMTDPFVGHLSYFRVYSGVLISGDVVFNPNKGKKERIGRVLQMHANHRTEISEVYAGDIAAAVGLKEASTGDTLCDPGSIITLEKMVFPDTVISQAVEPKTKADQEKMGIALSRLAEEDPSFRVKTDEESGQTIISGMGELHLEVLVERMRREFGVEATVGKPQVAFRETIRKVCESSEGKFIKQSGGRGQYGHVVLKIEPQAPGKGFEFVDAIKGGTVPREYIPAVEKGVRETLATGVLAGYPVVDVKVTLFFGSSHDVDSNENAYRMAASMAFKDGCRKASPALLEPMMAVEVETPEEKMGDVIGDLSSRRGMIQSMDDIPGGVGKIVRAEVPLAEMFGYSTTLRSLTQGRATYTMEFKHYAEAPANVTDAVVNAKHVGASRH, translated from the coding sequence ATGACTCGCAAAACCCCTATCGAGCGCTATCGCAATATCGGCATCAGCGCCCATATCGACGCCGGCAAGACCACCACCACCGAGCGCATCCTGTTTTATTCCGGCGTCAGCCACAAGATCGGCGAAGTGCATGACGGCACCGCCACCATGGACTGGATGGAACAGGAGCAGGAGCGCGGCATCACGATCACCTCGGCCGCCACCACCTGTTTCTGGCAGGGCATGGCCGGCAATTACCCGATGCACCGGATCAATATCATCGACACCCCGGGCCACGTCGACTTCACGATCGAAGTCGAACGTTCGATGCGGGTGCTGGATGGCGCCTGCATGGTCTATGACGCCGTCGGCGGCGTGCAGCCGCAATCCGAGACCGTCTGGCGCCAGGCCAACAAGTATGGCGTGCCGCGCCTGGCGTTCGTCAACAAGATGGACCGGGTCGGCGCCGATTTCTTCCGCGTCCACCAGCAAATCCGCGACCGCCTCAAGGGCAATCCGGTGCTGGTGCAGATCCCGGTCGGCGCCGAAGACAATTTCCACGGCGTGGTCGACCTGGTCAAGATGAAGGCGATCATGTGGGACGACGCTACCCAGGGCGTCAAGTTCGAATACATCGATATCCCGCCGGAGCTGCAAGCCAGCGCCGAGGAATGGCGCGGCCGCATGATAGAAGCGGCAGCCGACGCCAGCGACGCCATGATGAAAAAATACCTGGACGGCGCCGACATCAGCGAAGAGGAAATCAAGGACGCACTACGCCAGCGCACCATCGCCGGCGAAATCGTGCCGATGCTGTGTGGCAGCGCCTTCAAGAACCGCGGCGTACAAGCATTGCTGGATGCAGTGATCGATTTCCTGCCGGCGCCGACCGACATCCCGCCGGTCAAAGGCCATGACCAGGATGACCTGGTTGTCGAAAGACGCGCCAGCGACGATGAAAAATTCTCCGCCCTCACCTTCAAGATCATGACCGATCCGTTTGTCGGCCACCTGAGCTATTTCCGGGTCTATTCCGGCGTGCTGATCTCGGGCGACGTGGTGTTCAATCCGAACAAGGGCAAGAAGGAAAGGATAGGCCGCGTGCTGCAGATGCACGCCAACCACCGTACCGAAATCAGCGAAGTGTATGCGGGCGACATCGCCGCCGCGGTCGGCCTCAAGGAAGCCAGCACCGGCGACACCCTGTGCGATCCGGGCAGCATCATCACCCTGGAAAAAATGGTGTTCCCGGACACCGTGATCTCGCAAGCGGTAGAACCGAAGACCAAGGCCGACCAGGAAAAGATGGGCATAGCGCTCAGCCGCCTGGCCGAGGAAGATCCGTCATTCCGGGTCAAGACTGACGAGGAATCGGGCCAGACCATCATTTCCGGCATGGGCGAACTGCACCTGGAAGTGCTGGTGGAACGCATGCGGCGTGAATTCGGCGTCGAAGCTACCGTCGGCAAGCCGCAGGTGGCGTTCCGCGAAACCATACGCAAGGTGTGCGAATCGAGCGAAGGCAAGTTCATCAAGCAGTCTGGCGGCCGCGGCCAGTATGGCCATGTGGTGCTGAAAATCGAACCGCAGGCGCCGGGCAAGGGATTTGAATTCGTCGACGCCATCAAGGGCGGCACGGTGCCGCGCGAATATATTCCGGCGGTCGAGAAAGGCGTACGCGAAACCCTGGCTACCGGCGTGCTGGCCGGCTATCCGGTGGTCGACGTCAAGGTCACGCTGTTCTTCGGCTCTTCGCACGATGTCGATTCCAACGAAAACGCCTACCGCATGGCGGCGTCGATGGCGTTCAAGGATGGCTGCCGCAAAGCCAGCCCGGCCTTGCTGGAACCGATGATGGCGGTGGAAGTCGAGACGCCCGAGGAAAAAATGGGCGACGTGATCGGCGACCTGTCGTCACGGCGCGGCATGATCCAGAGCATGGACGACATCCCGGGCGGCGTCGGCAAGATTGTGCGGGCGGAAGTGCCGCTGGCGGAAATGTTCGGCTACTCCACCACCCTGCGTTCGCTGACCCAGGGGCGCGCCACGTATACGATGGAGTTCAAGCATTATGCCGAAGCGCCGGCCAATGTCACCGATGCAGTAGTGAACGCCAAGCATGTAGGGGCGTCCAGGCATTGA
- the ribA gene encoding GTP cyclohydrolase II has protein sequence MSTTNNKSSLAAAVADQKLEYVTSCALPTPWATFQLHAFIEHATGKEHLALTLGEVNDGAPVLARVHSECLTGDALFSQRCDCGAQLEGALQKIAAEGRGAILYLRQEGRGIGLINKLRAYHIQDGGADTVEANQQLGFAADLRDYTICETMLEHLDITALRLMTNNPRKVAALQKIGITVVERIPLILNRNPFNTRYLDTKAAKLGHLLPIDGMEHDLDENEL, from the coding sequence ATGAGCACCACTAATAACAAAAGCAGCCTAGCTGCCGCCGTAGCCGACCAAAAACTGGAGTATGTGACTTCCTGCGCGCTGCCGACGCCTTGGGCAACCTTCCAGCTGCATGCCTTTATCGAACACGCCACCGGCAAAGAACACCTGGCCCTGACCCTGGGCGAAGTCAACGACGGCGCGCCGGTGCTGGCGCGCGTCCATTCCGAATGCCTGACCGGCGATGCCTTGTTCAGCCAGCGCTGCGATTGCGGCGCGCAATTGGAAGGGGCTTTGCAGAAGATCGCCGCGGAAGGGCGCGGCGCCATATTGTATTTGCGCCAGGAAGGGCGCGGCATCGGCCTGATCAACAAGCTGCGCGCCTACCATATCCAGGACGGCGGCGCGGACACGGTGGAAGCTAACCAGCAACTCGGATTCGCCGCCGACCTGCGCGATTACACCATTTGCGAAACCATGCTGGAGCACTTGGACATTACAGCCTTGCGGCTGATGACCAACAACCCGCGCAAGGTAGCAGCCCTGCAGAAAATCGGCATTACCGTGGTCGAGCGGATTCCCCTCATTCTCAACCGCAATCCGTTCAATACCCGCTACCTCGACACCAAGGCGGCGAAACTGGGCCACTTGCTGCCGATTGACGGCATGGAACACGACCTCGACGAAAACGAGCTGTAG
- a CDS encoding reverse transcriptase family protein, translating into MNPKTFVALALADTFLAREASLDAMLQGARWALGKKWRWIPSLCRAIHKQTGEQLHSHGRTELAALILAHEGFADAWLDSEPPQVRHFCLDPPVAAEPPAWLSALALPVLATAADLAQWLKVTPSELDWFADQWRNSQATTTALQHYHHRWIAKRSGGLRLIEIPKPHLRTMQTQVLRGLLDRIPLHQAAHGFRRGHSCVTHAALHAGKRVVIRMDLKDFFPSIPAARVHALFIKLGYPPKVAGLLSRLCTYRTPGNVLNQPGQKIPWQERQALRTRHLPQGSPCSPALANLCAYRLDMRLQALATALDARYSRYADDLVFSGESGLERAMDRFHVQVAAIALEEGFAVNARKTRMMRSGVRQQVTGIVVNRHPNIPRQEFDKLKAALTNCIRHGPASQNREGRDNYRQFLAGRVSYAQMVNPQRGKRLHRLFEQISWPGS; encoded by the coding sequence ATGAATCCAAAAACTTTCGTCGCTTTAGCCCTGGCAGACACCTTCCTCGCGCGCGAAGCGAGTCTTGACGCCATGCTGCAAGGTGCCAGGTGGGCGCTGGGCAAGAAATGGCGCTGGATTCCTTCATTGTGCCGGGCCATCCACAAACAGACCGGAGAACAGCTGCATAGCCATGGCCGCACCGAGCTGGCTGCGCTGATCCTGGCCCACGAGGGGTTTGCCGACGCATGGCTGGACAGCGAGCCGCCGCAGGTCCGGCATTTTTGTCTCGACCCGCCTGTTGCCGCTGAGCCGCCGGCGTGGTTGTCCGCATTGGCGCTGCCCGTGCTTGCCACCGCTGCCGATCTGGCGCAATGGCTGAAAGTAACGCCGTCCGAGCTGGACTGGTTCGCCGACCAATGGCGTAACAGTCAGGCGACGACGACAGCCCTGCAGCATTACCACCATCGCTGGATAGCAAAACGCAGCGGCGGGCTGCGCTTGATCGAAATTCCCAAGCCGCACCTGCGCACCATGCAAACCCAGGTACTGCGCGGCTTGCTCGACCGGATCCCGCTGCACCAGGCGGCGCACGGCTTCCGCCGCGGCCATTCATGTGTGACGCACGCGGCGCTGCATGCCGGCAAGCGTGTGGTGATACGGATGGACCTGAAGGATTTTTTTCCAAGCATTCCGGCGGCCAGGGTCCACGCATTATTTATAAAGCTTGGTTATCCGCCTAAAGTGGCCGGTTTGCTTTCCCGCCTGTGCACATACCGGACCCCGGGCAACGTGCTGAATCAGCCGGGTCAAAAAATTCCTTGGCAAGAACGCCAGGCCTTGCGCACACGCCATCTGCCGCAAGGCTCTCCATGCTCGCCGGCGCTTGCCAATTTATGCGCTTACCGGCTGGACATGCGCTTGCAGGCTCTGGCGACGGCGCTTGATGCCCGTTACAGCCGCTACGCCGACGACCTGGTGTTTTCCGGAGAGAGCGGGCTGGAACGGGCGATGGACCGTTTCCATGTGCAAGTGGCGGCAATTGCATTGGAAGAGGGTTTTGCTGTCAACGCCAGGAAGACCAGGATGATGCGCAGCGGCGTCCGGCAGCAGGTGACCGGCATCGTGGTTAACCGCCATCCCAATATCCCGCGCCAGGAATTCGACAAGCTGAAGGCCGCGCTGACAAACTGCATACGCCACGGCCCGGCGTCGCAGAACCGGGAGGGACGAGACAACTACCGGCAATTCCTGGCCGGCCGGGTCTCGTATGCGCAGATGGTGAACCCGCAACGCGGCAAGCGTTTGCATCGGTTATTTGAACAAATCTCATGGCCCGGCTCCTAG
- a CDS encoding paraquat-inducible protein A: protein MREVPDLIACEGCDALYRKVQLHRGEIAHCPRCGTELERDAGRQRERILPLTVASLIMFVIANSFPIVEIELQGLSSRTTLFGAVLSLTTEGMSLVALLVLATTILFPLLQLLFLFYLLVSLAKQHRPPGFSWLVRAMQSLRPWGMVEVFLLGVLVAVVKLSNMATVIPGVALWAFGVLTVLLTAVVSFNPRHFWKMAYAEETIGSQGEIA from the coding sequence ATGCGCGAAGTCCCCGACCTGATTGCCTGCGAAGGATGCGATGCCCTGTATCGCAAGGTGCAGCTGCACCGTGGGGAGATTGCCCACTGCCCACGCTGCGGCACCGAACTGGAGCGCGACGCCGGCCGCCAGCGCGAGCGCATCCTGCCGCTGACGGTGGCCAGCCTGATCATGTTCGTGATCGCCAACAGCTTTCCCATCGTCGAGATCGAACTGCAAGGCCTGAGCAGCCGCACCACCCTGTTCGGCGCCGTGCTGTCGCTGACCACCGAAGGCATGTCGCTGGTGGCTTTGCTGGTGCTAGCCACTACTATCCTGTTTCCGCTGCTGCAGCTGCTGTTCCTGTTTTACCTGCTGGTGTCCTTGGCCAAGCAGCACCGGCCTCCCGGTTTCAGCTGGCTGGTCAGGGCCATGCAGAGCTTGCGGCCCTGGGGCATGGTGGAAGTGTTCCTGCTAGGTGTGCTGGTGGCGGTAGTGAAATTATCGAACATGGCGACCGTGATCCCGGGCGTGGCTCTGTGGGCGTTCGGCGTGCTGACGGTATTGCTGACCGCGGTGGTTTCTTTCAATCCCCGCCATTTCTGGAAAATGGCTTACGCTGAAGAGACAATCGGCAGCCAGGGAGAGATTGCATGA
- a CDS encoding paraquat-inducible protein A, whose protein sequence is MSADAATANTAAAAADEDLAVRTAAGLGMMSCHHCGTVWQEVREHEHCQRCGTALHLRKPDSIRRSWAFLIAACIMYIPANLMPVMITKTLLGVQEDTIMSGVIYFWVSGAWELAAIIFIASFLVPLFKLASLILLTWTAQKRSRWRRLQRAKLYRLVEIIGRWSMLDVFVVSLLAGLVQIEGFAKITAGFGVLAFASVVVLTMLAALSFDPRLNWDNSGDSSNQEMDENQRMKAQDE, encoded by the coding sequence ATGAGCGCCGACGCCGCCACCGCGAATACAGCCGCCGCTGCCGCAGACGAAGACCTGGCGGTGCGCACCGCTGCCGGCCTCGGCATGATGTCCTGCCATCACTGCGGCACCGTCTGGCAAGAGGTGCGCGAACACGAACACTGCCAGCGCTGCGGCACCGCCCTGCACCTGCGCAAGCCGGACAGCATCAGGCGCAGCTGGGCTTTCCTGATCGCTGCCTGCATCATGTACATCCCGGCCAACCTGATGCCGGTGATGATCACCAAGACCTTGCTCGGCGTGCAAGAGGATACGATCATGAGCGGCGTGATCTATTTCTGGGTATCCGGCGCCTGGGAGCTGGCGGCGATCATTTTCATCGCCAGTTTCCTGGTGCCGCTGTTCAAGCTGGCTTCCCTGATCCTGCTGACCTGGACCGCGCAAAAACGCAGCCGCTGGCGTCGCCTGCAGCGCGCCAAGCTGTACCGGCTGGTGGAAATCATCGGCCGCTGGTCGATGCTGGACGTATTCGTGGTGTCGCTGCTGGCCGGCCTGGTGCAGATTGAAGGATTCGCCAAGATCACCGCCGGCTTCGGCGTGCTGGCGTTTGCCTCGGTAGTGGTGCTCACCATGCTGGCCGCGCTCAGTTTCGATCCGCGCCTAAATTGGGACAACAGCGGGGACAGCAGCAATCAAGAGATGGATGAGAATCAAAGAATGAAAGCACAAGATGAGTGA